Proteins from a genomic interval of Bacteroidota bacterium:
- the mnmA gene encoding tRNA 2-thiouridine(34) synthase MnmA, whose product MNIAALVSGGVDSSVIIPLLKEQGYDPFIFYIQIGMEEEPGFMDCPSEEDIEITTYIAKKYNCRFEVINLHEEYWNRVISYTLDSVRRGLTPNPDVMCNRFIKFGSFEDKMGKYFDKIATGHYAHIINEDDTCFLHTAKDRVKDQTYFLSHITYQQLSKVMFPLAYYLKKDVRHKAAQEGLPSAHRRDSQGICFLGKINYNEFIKRYVGEKKGSIIELETGRILGTHNGYWFHTIGQRRGLGLGQGPWFVVKKDVKENIIYVSNGYDPATQYSDVVNLEGFEFISGDPFKDYSKGVEITFKIRHTPEFTKGIITKDGDIFQIRSEEKIAGLAPGQFGVVYDKDEKICYGSGVIG is encoded by the coding sequence ATGAATATAGCCGCATTGGTATCGGGAGGTGTCGACAGCAGCGTAATCATTCCTTTATTAAAAGAACAAGGATATGATCCGTTTATATTTTATATTCAGATTGGAATGGAGGAGGAACCTGGATTCATGGACTGCCCTTCAGAAGAGGATATTGAGATCACCACTTACATAGCCAAGAAGTATAACTGCCGGTTTGAAGTGATTAACCTTCATGAAGAATACTGGAACAGGGTAATAAGCTATACTCTTGATTCGGTGAGGCGAGGGCTTACACCCAATCCTGATGTCATGTGCAACCGGTTCATCAAGTTCGGCAGCTTTGAAGATAAGATGGGCAAATATTTTGACAAGATTGCCACTGGACATTATGCTCATATCATAAATGAAGATGACACCTGTTTTCTTCATACTGCAAAAGACAGGGTGAAAGACCAGACCTATTTTCTGTCGCACATCACTTACCAGCAGCTATCAAAGGTGATGTTCCCACTGGCATATTACCTGAAAAAAGATGTCCGCCATAAGGCAGCGCAGGAAGGTTTGCCCAGCGCACATCGCAGGGACAGCCAGGGTATATGCTTTTTGGGCAAGATCAATTATAATGAATTCATTAAACGGTATGTCGGGGAGAAAAAGGGTTCCATTATAGAATTGGAAACAGGTCGCATTCTGGGTACACATAACGGGTACTGGTTTCATACCATTGGTCAGCGCAGAGGCTTGGGCCTTGGCCAGGGCCCATGGTTTGTTGTCAAGAAAGATGTTAAGGAGAATATCATATACGTTTCCAATGGTTATGATCCGGCGACACAATACAGTGATGTCGTAAATCTGGAAGGATTTGAGTTTATCTCAGGAGACCCTTTTAAAGATTATTCCAAAGGGGTTGAGATCACCTTCAAGATACGTCATACACCTGAATTCACCAAGGGAATTATTACAAAAGACGGTGACATTTTCCAGATCAGGTCAGAGGAAAAGATCGCCGGACTGGCACCAGGGCAATTTGGAGTGGTGTACGACAAAGATGAGAAAATATGCTATGGCAGCGGGGTGATAGGTTAG
- a CDS encoding iron-containing alcohol dehydrogenase, giving the protein MENFVAYNPTRLYFGKDVLNDLGRSVKGSGHRVLLIYGGGSIKHNGIYDKVMEQLNKIDAEVFEYPGIRPNPIIEDVDAAAKLGKEKQVDIILAVGGGSVIDSAKIISITIPVDHTGWYFYSERTRPHKAIPLIAVPTLAATGSEMNPFAVVQNNKTRQKIGFGHDLLYPRYSFLDPQNTFSVPRNYTAYGIADMTAHCLEAYFGEGDATLSDRFVYAILQEAIACSQPLLNNLHNYDLRAKVMYAATAALNKLTINGRKWGDWGVHSIGHVLSLLFDLPHGASLSIVYPAWLKFHRNKIPHRIAELGKNVFGVKSAGQTIEAFETFFRSIECPVRLIEMGIGKDNKQEIINVMKLNEASGNQYKLAPGNYAELVEMFL; this is encoded by the coding sequence ATGGAAAATTTTGTTGCATATAATCCGACCAGGTTATATTTTGGTAAAGATGTCCTGAATGATCTGGGGAGGTCAGTGAAAGGATCTGGCCACAGGGTACTGCTTATTTATGGTGGTGGTTCCATCAAACATAACGGTATCTATGATAAGGTCATGGAACAACTGAATAAGATTGATGCTGAGGTATTTGAATATCCGGGGATACGTCCTAATCCCATTATAGAAGATGTCGACGCAGCCGCCAAGCTGGGAAAGGAAAAACAAGTAGATATAATCCTGGCTGTCGGTGGAGGCAGTGTTATCGATTCGGCAAAAATTATCTCCATTACGATACCGGTAGATCATACGGGCTGGTATTTCTATTCAGAAAGAACCAGGCCACACAAGGCAATTCCTCTAATTGCTGTTCCAACGCTTGCAGCTACGGGATCAGAGATGAATCCGTTTGCCGTAGTTCAGAATAATAAAACCCGTCAAAAGATAGGCTTTGGTCATGACCTCTTGTATCCCCGCTATTCATTTCTTGATCCACAGAACACCTTTTCTGTGCCAAGGAATTATACAGCTTACGGTATAGCAGATATGACAGCCCATTGTCTTGAAGCATACTTCGGTGAAGGTGATGCAACCCTTTCCGACCGTTTTGTTTATGCTATCTTGCAGGAAGCTATCGCATGCAGTCAACCACTTTTGAATAACCTGCATAACTATGATTTAAGGGCAAAGGTCATGTATGCTGCCACTGCAGCGCTGAATAAGCTGACCATAAATGGACGTAAATGGGGTGATTGGGGTGTGCATAGCATCGGACATGTTCTGTCGCTTTTGTTTGACCTTCCCCATGGAGCATCTTTATCGATTGTATATCCTGCCTGGCTGAAGTTTCACAGGAATAAAATCCCACACAGAATAGCTGAATTAGGGAAAAATGTTTTTGGAGTGAAGTCTGCCGGGCAGACTATCGAGGCATTTGAGACTTTTTTCCGGTCTATTGAATGCCCAGTCAGATTAATTGAAATGGGTATTGGAAAAGACAACAAACAGGAAATCATCAATGTAATGAAGCTCAATGAAGCCAGTGGAAATCAATATAAGTTGGCACCTGGGAATTATGCGGAGTTAGTGGAAATGTTTCTGTAA